The following coding sequences lie in one Pontibacter sp. G13 genomic window:
- a CDS encoding type IV pilin protein, giving the protein MLPHLDAHVSMNNLSKLRGMTLTELLVVLAILGILLLMAFPALQPLFARTHAMEAKFNLRHLAELQEMYHLERRTYGPDFSAVGFEQAALVTHSGTAHYQIELVRVDRSDFVARATSVTDFDGDGVFNVWEIDSQGVPREVTPD; this is encoded by the coding sequence ATGCTCCCGCACCTTGACGCCCATGTATCGATGAACAACTTATCCAAACTCCGAGGGATGACCCTCACCGAACTGCTGGTGGTCCTGGCCATCTTGGGCATTTTGCTGCTCATGGCGTTTCCGGCGCTCCAGCCATTGTTTGCCCGGACGCATGCGATGGAGGCCAAATTCAATCTCCGCCACTTGGCCGAACTACAGGAGATGTACCACCTGGAACGACGGACCTATGGCCCTGACTTTTCGGCTGTGGGATTCGAGCAAGCTGCCTTGGTCACCCATTCCGGGACTGCCCACTACCAAATTGAATTGGTCAGGGTGGATCGGAGCGATTTTGTGGCTCGGGCGACTTCCGTGACGGACTTTGATGGAGATGGAGTCTTCAATGTCTGGGAAATAGATTCTCAGGGAGTACCCCGGGAGGTAACTCCGGACTAA
- a CDS encoding GEVED domain-containing protein, with protein MKQLLTLLCLSVMWVGSMYGQYCTPTYFTGTTLGDSISSFSVGTITGTYPGATSGYNDYTGNDTTTLHRGQTYTATIVNNPTETMGVSAWIDYNNDQVFTDDELLGSETLLGGETKSITFTVPATAILTTTRLRMMSRSFSIPTGPCSSTSYGETEDYSVTLAAATGDDAGVTAVLPLASDCSVFGSGVTLDAVVGNFGANSLSNLDVYYAVNGGTPVMTTLASLLGGIQDTVSFATPIVLPNPNTVYTIDVWTEVTGDVNASNDTTSITVTTPAAITFPMFEDFESFTTGTPGTLANGWTSNGTPFAWYVDASGTPSSSTGPDGNHTQGGSNYMFTETSSGSTGDAKYLTSPCVDMSAATGSSQLNFWYHMYGATMGTLEVHILSGGQDSLVWTLTGQQQTASSDPWMEASIDVSYWNGQTIQIQFVGTRGTSYTGDMAIDDVMLFQAVPVDMGATAIVSPLDPSCYGPNESVTVEVKNLGSSMMDFSQNNVTVHLDVSGASTQSVSTVLTSGTLDVDSTMNVVVSNNVDLSAAGTHTFTAYTSIVADPNAFNDSTSGTVDALPLYSNGFNEDFETFTSGNPQTLYPNGWQAFSTSTSAFEGWRARTGATTSSNTGPSGNNTPNGALYMHVEASGVVPADTFDLMSPCLDVSSLSCPKVSFYYHMYGNDIGTLELIAVTPTGEISLWSVTGQQQSSSADAYLKAVADLSGITGSFNLVFRVYGCSTFGDIAIDDVNIITPIPVDVAAGDITSPEQTCSLGASENITVDVINFGAQALTGITASFSVDGGAFSTAETVPGTLNACDTTSFTFSATADLSAPGYHTIQVVTEVTGDTVPTNDTTEITLYTFSTSVSSYPYLETFENGKGGWTDMGTNTSWAFGTPAKSTIIGAASGDSAWVTGGLGTGNYNNSEDSYVLGPCFDFTSLTVPYVRMKIWWHSEWSWDGAVLQTSIDGGLTWQNVGSYGDPDNWYNDNTVNGSPGGSQEAWTGNNNNGSNGWVVAEHELVGLGGQPSVQLRVAFGSDGSVNGYDGFAFDDVEIFELPAYNAAALEVLSPASGCGLSDSSIVSFVMTNKGAQDLIGLNLGYQVNGGTAVIEAYGDTLAVGDTVTYVFNTPLDLSAQGTYNISMFTSHPSDPDAGNDTLHTIVIHKPAITSFPWTENFDNFTIPMNGTIFNDGDPVIALSNGWENLQGDGHDWTVTEFNTPSSGTGPLADHTTGNGRYIYLEDGGFSDTAVTVVSPCFDLSYTNQAMLTFWYHSLNPSTFSADNILHVDIEENGVVYQDVIPALGSTGVNDWTFVQVDLSAYTGVISIRFRGEGSTSWGHDIAIDDVNILNLIPQDAGIALNFLPETGCGLTNQEDIVVALANLGLDTLNGGMTVNYHIEMGGNTVSSGSVASTDTIAPGSFAPFFINNQPFANAGTYTVSVWTSGVAGDINVANDTLTYEVVSVPTISNYPYVQDFENGAEGWLSDGSPSSWEIGTPGGQFIQGAASGVNAWVTGDSSDYYTSEQSAVISPCFDFTALTNPVIDLMINYETFFGDGAVLQSSIDGGTTWQNVGSVGDAVNWFNTANMSGNPGGQGDGWYDNSGGWIKASHDLTGLGGQASVKLRVAFGSNTFSQTEGFAFDDVVIYDRPTDNVGVISVDYPGIQTCTTDSLEIMLSVANYGLDTQYTVPVVVDVTGPVNSTVNFSYTDTLAVNDTVTFSAGTFNASMPGTYTLTAYTTLAGDTLTLGDTTVFSVLVNQTPDAPITFGDSTCATDSAEFMLVAQQPAAGTILWYDSAMNVLQLGDTLYTGVLTEDRAYYAAAANPALQTGFTPADQSIGSGSFTSATFRGLVFDAHQPFRLNTLRMFLPAPGTVGITIRDNAGNIVNDTTYLFYGTVNDTVFTLDWDIPIGDDYLITADGSLFAGFTGPGYNFNGATYPMSVGNALTIKDTDNGLGQSFGYYYFFYDWNVTTLGCISEPTKAVAKFLSDVPVDLGADGTVCSGFELDAYLPSIVSYVWNGDSTLTGSTYAVDQTGMYTVDVVDMNGCTGADTVVFFVTPSPAVDLGADADACEEYELDAGNPGALYVWSDPSAVSQTYTATQSGTYWVAVTANGCTSTDTIEIMINPTPMVDLGNDMETCMDVTLDAGAGTGYTYDWSNGATSQQINVMAPTVGADTISVTVTSVDGCVASDEVVIAAGVAPTVDLGADTTGCDSVALGVAPEAGYTYTWSNGATGTDVMVSTSGMVSLTVVNTDGCEATDSVDVALNFTPVADATYDNNDGDFTIEFSNLSSPIAGTDFEWDFGDGGISTDVHPVYTYAFGGSFPVVLTAVNECGVSTYEFIVGGVDIDEELFGGALQVYPNPTTGEVFVVAEGVEAEQLRIDVLDAQGRAVQQISRDHVYGDFNERLDLTNMAEGVYIIRITDGAKVAVKRVMVSK; from the coding sequence ATGAAGCAATTATTGACCCTTCTTTGTTTGTCGGTCATGTGGGTAGGCAGTATGTACGGGCAGTATTGTACCCCTACGTACTTTACCGGAACGACCCTCGGAGACTCGATTTCGAGTTTTTCCGTCGGGACGATCACGGGCACCTATCCCGGCGCGACAAGCGGCTACAATGACTACACCGGGAACGACACGACGACCCTGCACCGTGGACAAACCTACACGGCGACGATCGTCAACAACCCGACGGAAACGATGGGAGTATCCGCTTGGATCGATTACAACAACGACCAGGTATTCACGGATGACGAGCTACTCGGTAGCGAGACCCTGCTAGGAGGAGAGACCAAGAGCATTACCTTCACGGTACCTGCTACTGCGATCTTGACTACGACGCGCCTTCGTATGATGAGCCGTTCGTTCTCCATTCCTACAGGTCCTTGTTCATCCACCTCCTATGGTGAGACTGAGGACTACTCGGTCACCTTGGCAGCTGCCACTGGTGACGATGCGGGTGTGACTGCAGTGCTGCCATTGGCCAGCGACTGTAGCGTATTTGGCTCAGGTGTTACCCTCGATGCGGTCGTGGGCAACTTCGGAGCCAACTCCCTTTCCAACCTCGATGTGTACTACGCTGTAAATGGTGGCACCCCTGTCATGACAACCCTGGCGTCTCTGCTGGGAGGAATTCAGGACACGGTTTCCTTCGCGACTCCAATCGTACTGCCAAACCCGAACACGGTTTACACCATCGATGTGTGGACTGAGGTGACTGGCGATGTGAATGCTTCGAATGACACGACAAGCATCACGGTCACTACACCTGCCGCTATCACTTTCCCCATGTTCGAGGATTTCGAGTCCTTCACGACCGGAACTCCAGGGACATTGGCCAATGGCTGGACCAGCAACGGTACGCCATTCGCATGGTATGTGGACGCTTCCGGTACGCCTTCTTCCAGTACTGGACCTGATGGCAACCACACTCAAGGTGGTTCCAACTACATGTTCACCGAGACTTCTTCCGGTTCCACTGGCGATGCCAAGTACCTGACTTCTCCATGTGTGGACATGTCTGCAGCTACGGGTTCTTCCCAGCTCAACTTCTGGTACCACATGTACGGTGCCACGATGGGAACCCTCGAAGTGCATATCTTGTCCGGTGGACAGGATTCTTTGGTGTGGACCTTGACTGGGCAGCAGCAGACTGCGAGCTCCGATCCATGGATGGAGGCATCTATCGATGTCAGCTACTGGAACGGTCAGACCATCCAGATCCAGTTTGTAGGTACACGTGGTACCAGCTACACTGGCGATATGGCGATCGACGACGTGATGTTGTTCCAAGCGGTACCGGTAGATATGGGCGCAACTGCCATCGTATCTCCGCTTGACCCATCTTGCTACGGACCCAATGAGTCTGTAACCGTCGAGGTCAAGAACTTGGGTAGCTCCATGATGGACTTCTCCCAAAACAACGTGACTGTACATCTCGATGTCAGCGGCGCGAGCACCCAGAGTGTTTCCACCGTTTTGACTAGTGGTACTTTGGATGTGGACAGCACCATGAATGTTGTGGTTTCCAACAACGTGGACTTGTCCGCTGCGGGTACCCATACCTTCACGGCATACACCTCTATCGTAGCCGACCCGAATGCATTCAACGACTCCACCAGTGGGACTGTCGATGCGCTTCCTTTGTACTCCAACGGATTCAACGAAGACTTCGAGACCTTCACTTCTGGTAACCCACAGACCCTGTATCCAAACGGATGGCAGGCATTCTCCACTTCTACCTCTGCTTTTGAGGGATGGAGAGCTCGTACGGGTGCTACCACTTCTTCCAACACCGGTCCTTCTGGCAACAACACGCCAAACGGAGCCCTCTACATGCATGTGGAAGCTTCTGGGGTTGTACCTGCCGATACCTTTGACTTGATGTCTCCATGCTTGGACGTATCCAGCTTGTCTTGCCCTAAGGTGAGCTTCTACTACCACATGTATGGAAATGACATCGGTACACTCGAACTGATTGCGGTTACTCCGACAGGAGAGATTTCTCTGTGGTCCGTCACCGGTCAACAGCAGTCCTCTTCTGCTGATGCATACCTGAAGGCTGTGGCCGACCTTTCCGGCATCACAGGTTCCTTCAATCTCGTGTTCCGCGTATATGGATGTTCCACCTTTGGTGATATCGCCATCGACGACGTGAACATCATCACGCCGATTCCCGTGGACGTTGCAGCAGGAGACATCACTTCTCCTGAGCAGACTTGTTCCTTGGGTGCATCCGAGAATATCACGGTAGATGTGATCAACTTCGGTGCTCAGGCACTGACTGGCATCACCGCTTCCTTCTCCGTTGACGGTGGTGCATTCTCCACTGCAGAGACGGTTCCTGGAACCTTGAACGCTTGTGATACCACGAGCTTTACGTTCTCCGCAACGGCTGACTTGTCCGCTCCGGGCTACCACACGATCCAAGTGGTGACCGAAGTGACTGGCGACACCGTGCCTACCAACGACACGACTGAAATCACCCTGTACACCTTCTCCACCTCCGTTTCCAGCTATCCATACCTGGAGACATTCGAGAACGGAAAAGGCGGTTGGACCGATATGGGTACCAATACCTCTTGGGCGTTTGGTACACCTGCGAAATCCACCATCATCGGTGCGGCTTCCGGCGACAGCGCTTGGGTAACAGGCGGTCTTGGAACTGGCAACTACAACAACTCCGAAGACTCTTATGTCTTGGGACCGTGTTTCGACTTCACCTCCTTGACTGTCCCTTATGTCCGGATGAAAATCTGGTGGCATTCTGAGTGGAGCTGGGATGGCGCGGTTCTGCAAACTTCCATCGATGGTGGATTGACTTGGCAGAACGTAGGTTCCTATGGCGATCCTGACAACTGGTACAATGACAACACAGTCAACGGTAGCCCAGGTGGATCTCAGGAAGCTTGGACAGGAAACAACAACAATGGTTCCAATGGATGGGTAGTGGCCGAGCATGAGCTGGTAGGCTTGGGCGGTCAGCCTAGCGTACAGTTGCGAGTGGCCTTCGGTTCCGATGGTTCTGTCAATGGATATGACGGATTTGCATTCGATGATGTGGAGATCTTCGAGCTTCCAGCCTACAACGCTGCGGCACTTGAAGTACTGTCTCCTGCTTCCGGATGTGGTTTGTCCGACAGCAGCATCGTTTCCTTCGTCATGACCAACAAAGGCGCACAAGACCTGATCGGCCTAAACCTTGGATACCAAGTGAATGGCGGTACTGCGGTCATCGAAGCTTATGGTGATACCTTGGCGGTTGGAGATACCGTTACCTACGTATTCAACACTCCATTGGACTTGAGTGCTCAGGGTACCTACAACATCTCCATGTTCACTTCCCACCCATCTGATCCAGATGCGGGGAATGACACCCTCCATACCATCGTGATCCACAAGCCTGCGATCACCTCTTTCCCATGGACGGAGAACTTCGACAACTTCACCATCCCGATGAACGGCACCATCTTCAACGATGGAGATCCTGTCATCGCCTTGTCCAACGGCTGGGAAAACCTTCAGGGAGACGGACACGATTGGACCGTAACCGAATTCAATACGCCGAGCTCCGGTACAGGACCTTTGGCTGACCATACCACTGGCAATGGCCGCTACATCTACCTCGAGGATGGTGGCTTCAGCGATACTGCGGTAACAGTTGTTTCCCCATGTTTCGACCTGAGCTACACCAACCAGGCGATGTTGACCTTCTGGTATCACTCTCTGAACCCATCTACCTTCTCTGCGGACAATATCTTGCACGTAGATATCGAGGAGAATGGCGTTGTATACCAAGATGTAATCCCTGCATTGGGCAGCACAGGTGTCAATGACTGGACCTTCGTACAGGTAGATTTGAGTGCCTACACAGGAGTGATCTCCATCCGCTTCCGTGGCGAGGGATCCACTAGCTGGGGCCACGATATCGCAATCGATGACGTGAACATCCTCAACTTGATCCCACAGGATGCAGGTATCGCCCTGAACTTCCTGCCTGAGACCGGTTGTGGATTGACCAACCAAGAAGACATCGTAGTGGCACTGGCCAACCTCGGTCTCGATACCTTGAATGGTGGCATGACTGTCAACTACCACATCGAAATGGGCGGTAACACCGTCTCCAGTGGTTCTGTTGCTTCTACCGATACCATCGCTCCGGGTAGCTTTGCGCCATTCTTCATCAACAACCAGCCGTTTGCCAATGCCGGTACCTATACCGTCTCCGTGTGGACTTCTGGCGTTGCGGGTGATATCAACGTGGCCAATGACACCTTGACTTACGAGGTCGTGTCTGTACCGACCATTTCCAACTACCCATACGTTCAGGACTTCGAAAACGGTGCTGAAGGTTGGTTGAGCGACGGATCTCCAAGCTCTTGGGAAATCGGTACACCAGGTGGGCAATTTATCCAAGGTGCTGCATCAGGTGTGAATGCGTGGGTAACCGGAGATTCTTCCGACTACTACACGTCTGAGCAGAGTGCCGTGATCAGCCCATGTTTCGACTTCACCGCATTGACCAATCCGGTGATCGACTTGATGATCAACTACGAGACGTTCTTCGGCGATGGTGCTGTACTCCAGTCCTCCATCGATGGTGGAACTACCTGGCAGAATGTCGGATCTGTAGGCGATGCTGTCAACTGGTTCAACACTGCCAACATGTCCGGAAACCCAGGTGGCCAAGGAGATGGATGGTATGACAACTCCGGTGGCTGGATCAAGGCATCCCATGACTTGACTGGCTTGGGTGGACAGGCGAGCGTGAAGCTCCGTGTGGCCTTCGGTTCCAACACCTTCTCCCAGACAGAAGGATTTGCCTTCGATGACGTGGTGATCTACGATCGTCCTACCGACAACGTAGGCGTGATCTCTGTGGACTACCCAGGCATCCAGACTTGTACCACCGACTCTTTGGAAATCATGCTTTCCGTAGCCAACTACGGATTGGATACCCAATACACCGTCCCTGTTGTGGTAGACGTGACCGGTCCTGTCAACAGCACCGTGAACTTCTCCTACACCGATACCTTGGCAGTAAATGACACGGTAACCTTCTCCGCAGGAACGTTTAACGCGTCTATGCCGGGAACCTATACCTTGACTGCCTACACCACATTGGCGGGTGATACCTTGACCCTCGGCGACACGACGGTATTCTCCGTCTTGGTCAACCAGACTCCGGATGCGCCGATCACCTTCGGTGATTCCACCTGTGCGACTGACTCTGCCGAGTTCATGTTGGTAGCTCAGCAGCCCGCTGCTGGAACCATCCTCTGGTATGACTCTGCAATGAACGTGTTGCAATTGGGAGATACCCTCTACACAGGGGTATTGACTGAAGATCGTGCATACTATGCAGCGGCAGCCAATCCTGCTCTCCAGACTGGATTCACCCCTGCGGACCAATCCATCGGTAGCGGTAGCTTCACCAGTGCGACCTTCCGTGGTCTGGTATTCGATGCGCATCAGCCATTCCGTCTGAACACGCTCAGAATGTTCTTGCCAGCTCCAGGTACTGTCGGTATCACCATCCGGGACAATGCCGGTAACATCGTGAATGACACGACTTACCTGTTCTATGGAACTGTGAATGACACCGTCTTCACCTTGGATTGGGATATTCCGATCGGGGACGACTATCTCATCACTGCTGACGGCTCTCTGTTTGCTGGATTCACCGGACCGGGTTACAACTTCAATGGGGCAACCTATCCGATGTCTGTAGGCAACGCATTGACCATCAAGGACACCGACAATGGTCTTGGTCAGAGCTTTGGCTATTACTACTTCTTCTACGACTGGAACGTGACCACTTTGGGATGTATCTCCGAGCCTACCAAGGCTGTGGCCAAATTCCTCAGTGATGTACCGGTAGACTTGGGTGCAGATGGAACTGTGTGCTCCGGATTCGAGCTGGACGCGTACTTGCCATCTATCGTCTCCTACGTTTGGAATGGCGATTCTACCTTGACTGGATCTACCTATGCGGTTGACCAGACGGGTATGTACACAGTAGACGTTGTGGATATGAATGGATGTACCGGTGCTGACACCGTGGTATTCTTCGTAACTCCATCCCCAGCTGTAGACTTGGGTGCAGATGCCGACGCTTGTGAGGAATACGAATTGGATGCCGGAAACCCTGGCGCACTCTACGTATGGTCTGATCCAAGTGCAGTATCCCAGACGTACACCGCAACTCAGTCCGGTACCTACTGGGTAGCCGTTACTGCCAACGGATGTACTTCTACCGACACCATCGAAATCATGATCAACCCAACCCCAATGGTGGACTTGGGCAACGACATGGAGACATGTATGGACGTGACCCTCGATGCAGGTGCAGGTACTGGCTACACGTACGACTGGTCCAATGGGGCAACTTCCCAGCAGATCAACGTGATGGCGCCTACAGTTGGAGCGGACACGATCTCCGTCACCGTAACCTCCGTTGATGGTTGTGTCGCTTCTGACGAGGTGGTAATCGCAGCAGGTGTAGCGCCTACTGTAGACCTCGGAGCTGACACGACTGGCTGTGATAGTGTGGCATTGGGCGTAGCTCCTGAGGCCGGATACACATACACTTGGTCCAATGGAGCAACCGGAACCGATGTCATGGTTTCCACTTCCGGAATGGTATCCTTGACAGTCGTGAACACCGATGGTTGTGAAGCTACGGACAGCGTAGACGTTGCACTGAACTTCACACCGGTGGCCGACGCTACCTACGACAACAACGACGGCGACTTCACCATCGAATTCTCCAACTTGTCCAGCCCAATTGCGGGTACGGACTTCGAGTGGGACTTTGGGGATGGCGGTATCAGCACGGATGTACATCCTGTCTATACCTACGCCTTCGGAGGTTCCTTCCCAGTCGTCTTGACTGCTGTGAATGAGTGTGGTGTCAGCACCTACGAATTCATCGTCGGCGGTGTGGATATCGACGAAGAACTCTTCGGCGGTGCCCTCCAGGTCTACCCGAACCCAACCACTGGCGAAGTATTCGTTGTGGCTGAGGGCGTAGAGGCCGAGCAGTTGCGCATCGACGTGTTGGATGCCCAAGGACGTGCCGTTCAGCAAATTTCCCGCGACCATGTCTACGGAGATTTCAACGAGCGTCTGGATCTCACCAACATGGCTGAAGGCGTGTACATCATCCGCATCACTGATGGCGCTAAAGTCGCAGTGAAACGCGTGATGGTCAGCAAGTAA
- a CDS encoding prepilin peptidase, translating to MEITAAQVWLVGGGLCALGIAWQDFRERRIHLAWLVGLGVAGVGWRYGQSGWWVECGFNLLLTALMTVMVVAFFRLKGERQVMDRLMGWGDVVMLGALASWFDSYQFLSFYALMTFLSVLGVTICRILRRLDADFAIPLAGILALGWLVAIHWI from the coding sequence ATGGAGATAACCGCAGCGCAAGTTTGGCTTGTGGGAGGAGGTCTGTGTGCGCTGGGAATCGCCTGGCAGGACTTCCGCGAGCGCAGGATTCACTTGGCATGGCTGGTGGGACTGGGCGTGGCTGGAGTGGGCTGGAGGTATGGCCAATCGGGTTGGTGGGTGGAATGTGGATTCAACCTGCTCCTGACTGCCCTGATGACGGTCATGGTAGTGGCCTTTTTTCGGCTCAAGGGGGAACGGCAAGTGATGGATCGCCTGATGGGATGGGGAGATGTAGTCATGCTGGGGGCATTGGCGTCGTGGTTTGACTCCTACCAGTTTTTGTCATTCTACGCCCTGATGACCTTTCTGTCTGTGTTGGGCGTGACGATCTGCCGGATTTTGAGGCGACTGGATGCGGATTTCGCCATTCCGCTTGCAGGGATTCTGGCCTTGGGCTGGCTTGTGGCGATTCACTGGATTTGA
- a CDS encoding type II secretion system protein, which translates to MKQIQPNLRAFTLTETLVAMALMGMVSLTGAFLIRSTFGAQARYHEQMERTWRFMDLWHIVGQDMKEAQSWQAIEPELWELERNGLPVGIRYESTPAGMVRWTQDEGDTLSGNLLSIHQDRWILEDSLMRLKYTFAATSYGKVR; encoded by the coding sequence ATGAAGCAGATTCAACCTAATCTACGTGCCTTCACCTTGACCGAAACCCTCGTGGCCATGGCCCTGATGGGAATGGTATCCCTGACGGGGGCTTTCCTGATCCGGAGTACATTCGGGGCCCAGGCCCGATACCATGAGCAGATGGAACGCACATGGCGATTCATGGACCTTTGGCACATCGTCGGGCAGGACATGAAGGAAGCGCAATCGTGGCAGGCCATAGAGCCGGAGTTGTGGGAATTGGAACGAAACGGCCTCCCTGTCGGGATTCGATATGAAAGTACGCCTGCCGGAATGGTGAGGTGGACACAAGATGAAGGGGATACCCTGTCCGGAAATCTCCTCAGCATTCACCAAGATCGGTGGATACTGGAAGATTCCCTGATGAGGCTGAAGTATACGTTCGCGGCTACTTCCTATGGGAAAGTGAGATGA
- a CDS encoding type II secretion system F family protein: protein MQLPASFGNHDPVNPQRSIARGAAIRPRRRKLPLKDRQRFYVQLSALLGAGPGLIESLDMIEGQLPRPETRTMVQRMKADLAAGMSLSESMKRAQGMFSDFEISTIQVGEHTGEMGAVLERLGQWFQRQLNLQRTLKQALTYPVAVVGMSVVVLGFMLGVVVPMFKDIFARFDAELPKITQFMLMVSDGLIAYRWVIFIAVFVWVLGIWKGSQQPAVIRMGQRLLERLPVLGGLYVQLQLTRLSQALGMMLGASMHLDAALVQGAHALSMWRMRDALEMSRQLVIQGMPLHEALARHDVFPPSWIQLVAVGERTASLALMFERMGQQYETETQTLVQQLTQLLEPVLIVMLGSMVAVILVAMYLPMFELSSAIG from the coding sequence ATGCAGCTCCCGGCAAGCTTCGGGAATCATGACCCCGTCAACCCTCAAAGGTCGATCGCGAGGGGCGCAGCCATACGCCCGAGACGCAGGAAACTCCCCCTGAAGGATCGGCAACGATTCTATGTACAGCTGAGCGCCTTGTTGGGAGCAGGACCGGGCTTGATCGAATCTCTGGACATGATCGAAGGACAGCTTCCCCGTCCTGAGACCCGGACGATGGTCCAGCGGATGAAAGCGGATCTGGCGGCGGGAATGTCCCTGTCCGAATCGATGAAGCGTGCCCAGGGGATGTTCTCCGATTTCGAGATCAGTACGATTCAGGTCGGCGAACATACCGGAGAGATGGGGGCGGTACTTGAGCGTTTGGGGCAATGGTTCCAGCGTCAGCTGAATCTACAGCGGACCCTCAAGCAGGCCTTGACCTATCCAGTTGCGGTAGTGGGCATGTCCGTGGTGGTGCTGGGCTTTATGCTGGGAGTGGTGGTGCCCATGTTCAAGGACATATTTGCACGATTCGATGCGGAACTGCCGAAGATCACCCAATTCATGCTGATGGTTTCCGATGGCTTGATCGCCTATCGCTGGGTAATATTCATCGCTGTGTTCGTCTGGGTTCTCGGGATCTGGAAAGGCAGCCAACAACCCGCTGTGATCCGGATGGGCCAGCGGTTGCTGGAACGGCTTCCTGTGCTGGGCGGTCTGTACGTCCAATTACAATTGACCCGATTGTCCCAAGCATTGGGCATGATGCTGGGAGCGAGCATGCATTTGGATGCCGCATTGGTCCAGGGGGCACATGCCCTTTCGATGTGGCGGATGCGGGATGCGCTCGAAATGTCTCGGCAATTGGTCATCCAGGGGATGCCGTTGCATGAGGCACTAGCCCGTCACGATGTCTTTCCGCCCTCATGGATCCAGTTGGTGGCAGTCGGTGAACGCACCGCCTCGCTGGCCCTGATGTTCGAGCGGATGGGACAGCAATATGAAACTGAAACCCAGACCTTGGTCCAGCAGCTGACCCAATTGCTGGAACCGGTCCTGATCGTCATGCTGGGTTCCATGGTCGCCGTGATCTTGGTGGCGATGTACCTGCCCATGTTTGAGTTGAGTAGTGCCATTGGGTGA